One window of the Triticum dicoccoides isolate Atlit2015 ecotype Zavitan chromosome 3B, WEW_v2.0, whole genome shotgun sequence genome contains the following:
- the LOC119276475 gene encoding CTD small phosphatase-like protein 2, with amino-acid sequence MPALRMKRKFDDDIFGNEFDTKSMKSMKISNFQVDEFEQAFVLNSSYKDPQDEPESTTQLAGQHSRVTEFSGLHAVLGVTSVALLKDLISETVVPPNLEPDSLSNNDDGKSQSNVVNTCDKEFADEDVNSAAQDICAVNDHEKSLGSNPDCSLLDIYNPDDAFPFLFDVPTGLLASYSTFCDEFVPIDSLIDMSGICGVFPLNESTVEGGIGNEPCPSPGDMCFNNSGGECFSHSEVLEWLNPYMDEEDLPNLIDYTELSSNATCVSKEQGARKVTLVLDLDETLVHSTMEHCDDADFSFPVSFGMKEHLVYVRKRPHLHMFLQKMAEMFDVVIFTASQSVYADQLLDRLDPENTLFLKRFFRESCVFTENGYTKDLTVIGVDLAKVAIIDNTPQVFQLQVNNGIPIESWYNNPFDEGLPQLIPFLETLAVADDVRPIIAKRFGN; translated from the exons ATGCCAGCACTGAGAATGAAGAGGAAGTTTGATGATGACATTTTCGGGAATGAATTTGACACCAAATCCATGAAATCGATGAAAATTTCAAATTTTCAAGTTGATGAGTTCGAGCAGGCATTTGTGTTGAACTCGTCTTACAAGGACCCTCAGGATG AGCCTGAGTCGACAACTCAACTAGCTGGCCAGCATAGTAGGGTTACAGAATTTTCTGGCTTGCATGCTGTACTTGGAGTAACATCCGTTGCTCTGCTGAAG GATTTAATATCTGAAACTGTTGTTCCACCAAATTTGGAGCCTGATTCCTTATCGAATAATGATGACGGCAAATCTCAGTCAAATGTAGTGAACACCTGTGATAAAG AGTTTGCAGATGAAGATGTAAATTCTGCAGCACAAGATATCTGTGCTGTCAACGATCATGAGAAAAGCCTGGGCTCAAACCCGGATTGCAGCCTGTTGGATATTTATAATCCTGATGATGCTTTTCCTTTCTTATTTGATGTTCCAACTGGTCTCCTGGCTAGTTACAGTACATTTTGTGATGAATTTGTACCCATTGATTCATTGATAGACATGAGTGGCATATGCGGAGTATTTCCACTTAATGAGAGCACCGTGGAAGGTGGCATTGGCAATGAACCATGCCCATCACCAGGGGATATGTGCTTTAATAACTCGGGTGGGGAGTGCTTTAGCCATTCTGAGGTTTTAGAGTGGCTTAATCCATATATGGATGAGGAGGATTTACCTAATCTTATTGATTATACCGAGTTGAGCTCAAATGCTACTTGTGTATCTAAAGAGCAAGGGGCCAGGAAGGTCACTCTTGTGCTTGATTTGGATG AAACCCTTGTTCATTCAACTATGGAGCACTGTGATGATGCAGATTTTTCTTTTCCAGTGTCCTTTGGTATGAAAGAACATCTGGTGTATGTGAGGAAGAGACCACATTTGCATATGTTCCTCCAGAAGATGGCTGAGATGTTTGACGTTGTTATATTCACAGCAAGCCAAAGTGTTTATGCAGACCAGCTGCTTGACAGGCTCGATCCAGAGAACACATTGTTCTTGAAGCGTTTTTTCCGTGAGTCATGTGTATTTACGGAAAATGGCTACACAAAAGATCTGACTGTTATTGGAGTTGACCTTGCAAAGGTTGCCATAATTGACAACACTCCGCAG GTTTTCCAGTTGCAAGTGAATAATGGTATACCCATAGAGAGCTGGTATAACAACCCCTTTGATGAGGGGTTACCTCAGCTGATTCCATTCCTGGAGACGCTTGCTGTTGCTGATGACGTCCGACCCATAATTGCCAAGAGGTTTGGCAACTAA